In Azospirillum thiophilum, the DNA window TCGGCCTTCGGCAAGCGCCGCCCGCACCAGCTGTCCGGCGGCCAGCGCCAGCGCGTCGCGCTCGCCCGTTCGCTGGTCAAGCGGCCGAAGCTGCTGCTGCTGGACGAGCCGTTGGGCGCGCTCGACAAGAAGCTGCGCGAACGCACCCAGTTCGAGCTGGTGAACATCCAGGAAAAGCTCGGCGTCACCTTCATCGTCGTCACCCACGACCAGGAGGAGGCGATGACCATGTCCTCGCGCATCGCCGTGATGAACCATGGCGTCATCGCGCAGGTGGGCACGCCGACCGAGATCTACGAATATCCGCACAACCGTTTCGTCGCCGAATTCATCGGCTCGATCAACATGTTCGACGGCCGCGTGGTCTCGACGGACGGTGATCAGGTTCTGGTCGCCTCGGAGGAGGCCGGCTGCGAGCTGCTGATCTCCCATGCCACCCCGGCCCCGGCCGGGTCGCCCGTCTCGGTCGCCATCCGGCCGGAGAAGATCGCCCTGTCCAAGGAGCCGGCGGAGGCCGGAGACGGCCGCAACAGCACCACCGGCATCGTGCGCGAGATCGCCTATCTCGGCGACGTGTCGATCTATCTGGTGGAGTTGCCGACCGGCAAGACGGTGCGCGTCACCGCCCCCAACGTCACCCGCCGGACCGAGATGCCGATCACCTGGGAGGACGAGGTCAGCTTGAGCTGGCGGCCCTTCGCCGGCGTGGTGCTGACCCAATGAACGCGGTCGTCTCCATCCTGGTTTCCGGGCTCAGCCGGATCGGGCTGTGGGGCCGCGGCGTGGTCGTCGCCATCCCCTATCTGTGGCTGCTGCTGTTCTTCCTGGTGCCTTTCCTGATCGTCTTCGGCATCAGCTTCTCCGAATCGATCATCGCCCAGCCGCCCTATTCGTCGCTGGTCGACTGGCTGACCGACGAGGACGCCGGCACATCGAAGCTGCAGATCCTGCTGAACATCGGCAATTACTTCCGGCTGGGCGGCGACGACCTCTATATCCTCGCCTACCTGAACTCGCTGCGGATCGCGGCGGTCACCACGCTGCTGTGCCTGGCGATCGGCTATCCCATGGCCTACGCCATCGCCAGGGCCGACCCGGCGCGGCGCGGGCCGCTGATGATGCTGGTGATCCTGCCCTTCTGGACCAGCTTCCTGATCCGCATCTATGCCTGGATCGGCATCCTCAAGGGCAACGGCGTCATCAGCAACCTGCTGGAATGGACCGGCATCACCAGCGGCCCGGTGGAGATCCTCTATTCCGACTGGGCGGTCTATATCGGCATGACCTACTGCTACCTGCCCTTCATGGTGCTGCCGCTCTACTCCACGCTGGAGAAGATGGATCCCAGCCTGCTGGAGGCGGCGGCCGACCTCGGCTCGCGGCCCTTCAAGTCCTTCCTGGCGATCACGCTGCCGCTGTCGCTGCCCGGCATCGTCGCCGGCTCGCTGCTGGTCTTCATCCCGGCGGTCGGCGAGTTCGTGACGCCGGAACTGCTGGGCGGCCCCGACACGCTGATGATCGGCCGCGTGCTGTGGAACGAGTTCTTCGCCAACCGCGACTGGCCGGTCGCCTCGGCGGTCGCCATCGCGCTGCTGCTGGTGCTGGTGGTGCCGATCATGATCTTCCAGCATGTCCAGGGCAAACAGGCGGAGGCCGGCCGATGAGACGGATCGGGTTCCTGTCCTGGGCGCTGTGGTTCGGCTATGCCTTCCTCTACGTCCCGATCGCCCTGCTGATCGTCTACAGCTTCAACGAGTCGCGTCTGGTGACGGTGTGGAGCGGCTTTTCGACCAAATGGTACGGCGAGCTGATCCACAACGACACCCTGCTCGACGCGGCGCTGCTGTCCTTCCGGGTGGCAGCGGTGTCGGCGACGCTGTCGGTGGTGCTCGGCACCTGCGCCGGGCTGGCGCTGACGCGCTTCGGCCGGTTCCGCGGGCGCACCCTGTTCGGCGGCATGATCACCGCGCCGCTGGTCATGCCCGAGGTCATCACCGGCCTGTCGCTGCTGCTGCTGTTCGTGGCGATGGAACAATGGCTGGGCTGGCCCGACGGGCGCGGCGTCACCACCATCACCATCGCCCACACCACCTTCACCATGTCCTATGTCGCAGTGGTCATCCAATCCAGGCTGGCCGGCATGGACGGCAGCCTGGAGGAGGCGGCGATGGATCTGGGCGCCCGTCCGGCCAAGGTCTTCTTCGTCATCACCCTGCCGCTGATCGCCCCGGCGCTGGTCGCCGGCTGGCTGCTGGCCTTCACCCTGTCGCTGGACGACGTGGTGGTCGCCAGCTTCGTCTCCGGTCCCGGATCGACGACGCTGCCGATGGTGATCTTCTCCAGCGTGAAGTTCGGCATCAGCCCGCAGATCAACGCGTTGGCGACCCTGATGGTGCTGGTGGTGGCGACCGGCATCTTCGTCGCCAGCCTCGTCATTGCAAGGCAGGAGCGCCAGCGCAAACGCGACGAGCAGATGGCGATCCAGAACGGTTGAACCACCGCTTATCGGCCGGCTTATCGGCCGGCTTTTAGGCACTGTGCGGTCCGGTCCGCAGACCTGTCAATCCGCGCGCGGCAGACCCGTGCCGCCGCGGATGGCAATTGCCCGTTTCTTTTGCTATATTGGTCTCATCGTCAACAGCGAAAGAGGCCGTGCCATGCGCGCGCTCCTGTGGTTCCCCTTGTTGAGGCTTGGATTTTTCAGCCCCGTTTCCAGTGCTTATTCGACCACCCGTACGGTCACTGCCCGCCGCGCCCTGCGCCCGCCGTCCGGCCGCTGAGCCGGGTCGCCACCGGCCTGACACCGGGCTGCTTCCGCCGGCTTCCTGTTCCGGCGGATCGACGCGGCCCCTCCCGCGCCTGCCGTCCGCGTCCTTTTTTAAAAATCCCGCCGCCATAGTTCCTCTGCCATAAGGCCAAGTGCCCGCTGTGGTGGTCGCGATTGCCAAACGCGCGCTCCCGTGGTTAGGGTTGGGCGGTATGGAAACTGTCACGATCACGCGTTGCACCGGCCGCTTCCATGGCCGCGCCCGCGACGGGGCAGGGAACGAAAAAGGGTAGAGGGATCGACGCATGACGACACCGAACGCCCCGACTCCGGCGGACCAGGGTTTCCGCATGCCCGGCGAATGGGCCCGCCACAGCGGTTGCTGGATGGCGTGGCCATGCCGGCCCGAGACTTGGCCGGAGGGTGGTTTCGACGCCGCGTGCGAGGCCTATGCCGAGGTCGCGCAGGCCATCTCCCGGTTCGAACCGGTGACGATGGTGTGCGACCCGGCGGACGTGGCGGAAGCGTCGCTGGCCTGCGGCGCCGGCATCCAGATCCTGCCCCTGCCGATCAGCGATTCCTGGATCAGGGACACCGGCCCCAGCTTCGTCACCAACGGTTCCGGCGGGCTGGCCGGCATCCATTGGGGCTTCAACGCCTGGGGCGGCAATTACGACGGCAGCGAGAAGGACCAGAAGGTCGGCCGCCTGATCCTCGACCATTTGAAGTTGTCCTGCTTCACCGCGCCGCTGGTGATGGAGGGCGGCTCCTTCCATGTCGACGGGGAAGGAACGCTGATCACCACCGAGCAGTGCCTCTTGAACCCGAACCGCAATCCCGGCCTGGGCCGCGACGAGATCGAACGGCAGCTCAAGGATCATCTCGGGATCGAAACGGTCATCTGGCTGGGCGAGGGCTATCAGGACGACGAGACCGACGGCCACATCGACGAGATCGCGCTGTTCGTGCGGCCGGGCGTGGTGATGGCGATCACCACCGACGATCCCGGCGATGCCAATTTCAAGGCGTTCCAGGACAATCTCGACCGGCTGAAGCGCGCCCGCGACGCCAGGGGCCGGGCGCTGGAGGTCATCCCGATCCAGCAGCCCGCCCGCCGCGACTTCAACGGCGTGCGCCTGACCCTGTCCTACACCAACCTCTACATCGCCAACGGCGGCATCGTCATGCCGGCCTTCGAGGATCCGGCTGACGACGAGGCCTTCCGCGTCGTCCGCAAGGCCTTCCCCGACCGCGAGGTGATGCAGATCGCGGCAATGGACATCGTCCGCGGCGGCGGCGGCATCCACTGCATTACACAACAGCAGCCGCTTGCTTGACGGCATGACGATTTCCGTCGCTCCGCCGCCTCGGCCGGCCGGTTTGGGAGGAGCGGAAAAGGGGTAGGGAACGGGGGACGTCCGCCGGTGTTCCTGTCGGGCATCCTCCTTACCGGAAAGCCCGACACCCATGGCCGAGGACACCGCCCGCCGGCTCCAGGCACGTCCCATCGCGGTGACGAAGGCGGCGCCGCCCGTCTCCATCCAGACGATCCTGCTGATCATCACCCTGATCGTGGTGACGCTGTATCTGGCGGCCGACATCCTGATGCCGATCGCGCTGGCGGTGCTGCTCAGCTTCGTGCTGACCCCCATCGTCAGCCGGTTGCAGCGCTGGCGGCTCGGCCGGATCCCGTCGGTGCTGGCGGTGGTGGTTCTGCTGTTCGTGGCGGTCATCGGCTTCGGCGCGGTGGTGGGCAGCCAGCTCGGCGATCTGGCCGACAATCTGCCGACCTACCAGCGCAACATCCACACCAAGATCGAGGCGCTGCGCACCGCCACCGCCTCGACCGGCGACCGCGGCGCATTGAAACAGGCGACCGACGCCTTCCGCGACCTGCAGCAGGAGCTGGAGCGCGCCGCCGGCGCCGAACCGCCCGCATCCGCCCCGACATCGGCTGGCGCCGCCCCCGGCGCCACCCCTTCCAACGCGCCGCGGAACGCCGGCCCGAACGCCCCGGCCCCACGGCGCGAGCCGGTTCCGGTGCGCCTCGACCAGTCCGACAGCGGCGTGTTCGACCTGATGGGCCGGGTGCTGGGTCCGGCGATGACGCCCATCGCCATGGCGGGCATGGTGCTGGTCTTCACCATCTTCATGCTGTTGCAGCGCGAGGATCTGCGCGACCGGATGATCCGGCTGGTCGGCTCGGGCGACCTCAGCCGGACGACCGAGGCGATGAACGATGCCGGCCAGCGGGTCAGCCGTTACCTGCTGATGCAGGTGGTGGTGAACGTCACCTACGGCTTTCCGATCGGGGTCGGCCTCTGGCTGCTGGGCGTGCCGAATCCGCTGCTGTGGGGCATGCTGGCGACGGTCCTGCGCTTCATCCCCTTCCTCGGGCCGGTGATCGCGTCGGCCTTTCCCATCCTGCTGTCCTTCGCGGTCGACAGCGGCTGGACCCTGCCGTTGCTGTGCATCGCCCTGTTCGTCGCGGTAGAGCTGTTCTCCAACAACGTGGTCGAGCCCTGGCTCTACGGCTCGGCGACCGGCCTGTCCTCGCTCGCCATCATCGTGGCGGCGGTGGTGTGGACGACGCTGTGGGGGCCGGTCGGCCTGCTGCTGGCGACGCCGCTGACGGTCTGTCTGGTGGTGCTCGGCCGCCATGTGCCGCAGCTGCATTTCCTGGAGGTGATGCTGGGCGACCGCCCCGTGCTGCCCGACGAGGCGAAGATCTACCAGCGCCTGCTCGCCCGCGATCCGGTCGAGGCGACGGAGATCGCGGAGGAACGGCTTGGCCGCTCCAGCCCGGTCGAGGTGGCGGACGGCCTGCTGCTGCCCGTCCTGTCGCTGGCCGAGCAGGACCGCCAGCGCGGCACGCTGAACCCGGACGGGCGGCAGGCGGTGGCCGAGGGGATGGCCGGCCTGCTGGACGAGCTGGCGGAAACCGCCGCCCCGGCGGAGGGGGCGCCGCGCATTCTCTGCGTCGGCGCCCGCAACAATCTGGACGAGGCGGCGGCCGGGTTGCTGGCCTATCTGCTGACCGGGCGCGGCCTGCGGGCCGACGTCATCCCGTGCGAGAAGGTGACGATCCGCGCCATCGCCAGCCTGGGCACCGGCGGCGTGGATGCGATCGTGCTGTCGTCGCTGAACCCGTCGGCGCTCGGCCATGCCCGCCGCCTGCTTCGTCGCCTGCGCCTGCATTTCGGCCCGCATGTGCCGATCCTGCTCTGCCTGTGGAGCGCCCATCCCGAGGCCGAGGTGCCGCAGCGCGCCAGCGCCGAGACCGATGCCAACCTCGTCGCCACCGGCATGGCCGGTGCGCTGGAGCAACTGGAGGAATTGGGCCTGACCGCCTCCGGTCCGGCGCTGCCTGCGCCCGGGGAGGCTTAACCTGGATGAAGGTTGCCGGGACGGGCGGGGGGCAGACTTGCAGGGGCGGATTGGGGGGAGTGGACTTGGACACCCCCCGGCGGAGTCAGGCGATGCGGCAACAAGGACGGAATGCGATCGGGATGAAGGGTGCGGCGGTGGGCATCGTCCTGGCGGCCCTGTCGCTGATCCCGGGTGGCTGCGCCGGCACCGCTCCTTCCTTTCCATTGGCGGCCTTCCCCTCGGCCGCCTTGCCCTCGCTGGCGCCGATGCTGGAGACGGTGCTGCCCGGCGTCGTCGGCATCACCGTGGACGGGCGGCTGTCGGATGACGAGATGGCGGTCCTGGCCGACCCCGGCCTCCGCCGCAGCCTCGGCCTGCCGCGGCGGGTGCGGCCGGAGGAGCGGGAGTTCCGGTCCTCCGGTTCCGGCGTGGTCGTCGATGCGGCCCGCGGCATCGTCGTCACCGCCGGCCATATCGTCCATGACGCCGAGCGCATCGGGATCGCCTTGAACGACGGCCGCCGGCTCGCCGCCCGTCTGGCGGCGGTCGATCCGGGCCGCGACGTCGCCGTGCTGCGGGTCGAGGCCGCCGGGCTGACAGCGGTGCCGGTCGGCGACTCCGACAGGCTGCGGGTGGGCGACTATGTGGTGGCTGTCGGGAATCCCTTCGGGCTGGCGCAGGCGGCGACGTTGGGCATCGTCAGCGCGATCGCACCGGCGGAAACGGCGGCGGAAGCGGGGGCCGGAAACGGGCCGGCGCAGAATGGCCCCGGCTGGCGGGCCGGCTACATCCAGACCGACGCCGCGATCAACCCCGGCAATTCCGGCGGGGCGCTGGTGGATGTCGCCGGGCGCCTGGTCGGCATCAACAGCGTCATCGTCGGGCCGGCCGGCACCAGCGTCGGCATCGGCTTCGCGATTCCGGTCCGTACCGTGATGGAGGTCGCCGGCCCGTTGTCCGGTCCGGCGCTTAACCCAGATTAACGCGGCCGGCCGGTCTTCGCGCGACAGTGCGCGCACCGGAGTTCATCGCCCCGGCCGCCCGGATCGCCGGTCCGGCCGGGGCGGACCGATGGAGGACATCATGGCCGATACCATCATGACCGATCAGAAGAAACCGGACGTCCAGTCCGCCGCGCCGCCCACCGCACCGTCCGCCCTGCCCACACCCGCCCCCACGCAGGACGCGGCCAAGGCATTGGCCGAGCGCAACCGCCATCCCTTCCTGGCCTTGCGCGGCGAATTCGACCGCCTGTTCGACGAGGCGTCGTCGATGTTCCGGCAGCCCTGGGCGCTCTGGAGCCGCCGTCCCGCCTTCGATCTGGAACCGCTGCTGCGCAGCGAAGACCGCATGGACGCCATCCTTCCCGCCACCCAGGTCGACGAGACCGAGGCGGAGTACCGCGTGACCCTGGAGATGCCGGGCATGGAGGAGAAGGACGTCGAGGTCGCCCTGCAGGACGACATCCTGACCATCCGCGCCGAGAAGAAGGAGGAAAAGGAGGAGAAGGACAAGAACCGCTACGTCTCCGAACGCCGTTACGGCATGTGCGTGCGGTCCTTCCAGCTGCCGGCGACTGTCGATCCGGAGGCGATCGCCGCCAGCCTGAAGCACGGCGTCCTGACCGTGACCCTGCCGAAGACCGCGCCCGGCGTGCCGTCGAGCCGCAAGATCGCGATCACGCAGGGTTGAGGAGGGGGAGCATGGGCGCCGGCTCGCCGAAGCCGGCGCCCGTGGGAGTGGGCGCCGGGACGGGGAGCCGGATCCTCAGGCCGCCGTCGCCCACCGGTTGCGGCCGGCGCGCTTGGCGACATACAGCGCGTCGTCGGCCGCCTGGATGCAGGCATCCGTCGTCCCGCCCGGGCGATGGGCCGCGACGCCGAGGCTGAGCGTGATGGCGATGCCGTGCCCGCGATGGACGATCGGCTGGCGGGCGACGATGCCGCGCAGCTTCTCCGCCACCGTTTCCGCCTGGGTCCGGTCGGCGTCGGGCAGCAGGACCAGGAACTCCTCGCCGCCCCAGCGGGCGCACAGATCATGGCCGCGCAGGTTCCGGCGCAGCAGGCCGGCGATCTCCACCAGCACATGGTCGCCGGCGATGTGGCCGAAGGCGTCGTTGACCTGCTTGAAATGGTCGATGTCGAGCATGATCAGGGCGAAGCCGCCGCCGCTGCGCCCGATGCGGCACAGTTCCGCGTCCAGCCGTTCGATCATGTGGCGGCGGTTGGGCAGCTCGGTCAGCGGATCGGTCTGCGACGCGGCGTGCAGCGCGTGCGTCATCTGGCGGGTGTCGGTCTGGATGCGGTCGCTGATCTTGGCGATCTTGGTCAATTGTCGCATCAGCTTGAGATGGTCGGCGGCCAGGGCGCGGAATTCCTCCATCAGGGGATGGGAGGCGTACTCCCCGTTCTCCGACAGGCGCGCGATCCAGTCCTTGAGCTTCTGTTCCTGAAGCATCATCCCAACCGTCCCCCGCCGCAAGGCCCAGCGTCTGTTCAAACCCGCCGTCTTCGTCCCGTCCGTCGTCGCCTCTTCCGCCCGGTTCTCGTCCGTCCTCGTCTGGTCCGTCTGCGTCTGGTCCGTCACGGTGACGGCCCCTTCGCCGGGGGGACGGCCGCCACACGGCGAACCGTGGGCAGGCGGACGGTGAAGGCCGACCCCCGGCCGGGTTCGCTCGTCACCGCGATTCCGCCGCCGTGGGTGTCGACGATGGAACGGGCGAGGTGCAGCCCCAGCCCGGCCCCGGTCGTCCCGGCGGCGTTGGATGCGCGGAAATACTTGTCGAACAGCCGCGCCGCGTCGGCCGCATTGACGCCGATTCCCTCGTCGGCCACCTGGATCGTGACCTGCCCGTCGCCGACGGACAGCTCGAGGCGGACCGCCCCTCCCTTGGGGGAGTATTTCACCGCGTTTTCGAGCAGGTTGGAAAAGACGACGGACAAAAGGTCGCGGTCGCCGGGGATCGGCACCGGCCGGTCGAAGCCCAGCAGCATGAAGCGGTGGCCGGGGGACGATGCGCCGACCTCCGCCGCCATCGCGGTCAGCAGCGCGGTGAGGTCGAAGGACGATGGCCGCGCCGCCGCGGTGCCCAGCCGGTCGTCGGTCAGGCAGCGTTCTATCAGATGCGCCATCCGCTGGACGGCGTTGCGGATCTTGCCGAGCCGTGACATGACCGAGACCGGCAGCTTCGGTTCCAGCTCCAGCATCTGCGAGGCGCTGTCGATGATCGCCAGCGGCGTGCGGAACTCGTGGCTGACCATCAGCACGAACTGGCGCTGCTGGCGGGCCATGTCCTTGGTTTCGGTCTGCAGGCGGTCGCTGATCTTGGCGATCTTGCGGAACTGGCGCAGCAGCTTGCCATGCCGCTCCGCCAGCTTCTCGAATTCGGCCAGCAGGGGGTTGCCGGCATTGGCCGGGTCATCGGCCAGCCGTTGAAGCCACTGAGAAAGCTCCTGTTCCTGCGAGCGCATCGTCATCTCGGGTGCTCAGGGCGCCATGTCAATGCGCCAGGATTTCGAAGGGCAGGGACACGTCTTCCGCGAACTCCTCCGCCATGTCGAGCGCACGGTCGTTGTCGCTGTCATAGTGCCAGCGGACCGACACCGTCCGCCCCTGCTGGTGGGCGCCGTCCAGCATCTCCAGCACGTCGATCATGCATTTGATGCTGCTGGTGTTGAGGTAACTGAGCCCGATGTCCAGCACCACCGCCGGCGCCGGTTCCTTCAGGTAATCCTCCAGCCAGACGAACACCGGCGCATAGAAGTCGAAGGAGTTCTCCGGGTAGGATTCCCCCTCGATGCGCAGAAGCCCGACCGCCGGATCGAAATCGATCAGGGGTGAGCAGGAGGTTGCCTCGATCCGAAAACTGTCCATTATGAGTGTTCCGTGATTTCTTATAGCTGGACTTCAAGGCTGAA includes these proteins:
- a CDS encoding ABC transporter ATP-binding protein yields the protein MAGQQIRKPTRLEPWQDAGQTPYVRIEKVTKTFGDFVAVDEVSLSIYRNEFFALLGGSGSGKTTLLRMLAGFEQPTEGRIYIDGVDMAGIPPYERPVNMMFQSYALFPHMTVEQNVAFGLKQDGVAKAEIRDRVAEMLGMVQLSAFGKRRPHQLSGGQRQRVALARSLVKRPKLLLLDEPLGALDKKLRERTQFELVNIQEKLGVTFIVVTHDQEEAMTMSSRIAVMNHGVIAQVGTPTEIYEYPHNRFVAEFIGSINMFDGRVVSTDGDQVLVASEEAGCELLISHATPAPAGSPVSVAIRPEKIALSKEPAEAGDGRNSTTGIVREIAYLGDVSIYLVELPTGKTVRVTAPNVTRRTEMPITWEDEVSLSWRPFAGVVLTQ
- a CDS encoding ABC transporter permease subunit; translation: MNAVVSILVSGLSRIGLWGRGVVVAIPYLWLLLFFLVPFLIVFGISFSESIIAQPPYSSLVDWLTDEDAGTSKLQILLNIGNYFRLGGDDLYILAYLNSLRIAAVTTLLCLAIGYPMAYAIARADPARRGPLMMLVILPFWTSFLIRIYAWIGILKGNGVISNLLEWTGITSGPVEILYSDWAVYIGMTYCYLPFMVLPLYSTLEKMDPSLLEAAADLGSRPFKSFLAITLPLSLPGIVAGSLLVFIPAVGEFVTPELLGGPDTLMIGRVLWNEFFANRDWPVASAVAIALLLVLVVPIMIFQHVQGKQAEAGR
- a CDS encoding ABC transporter permease subunit; the protein is MRRIGFLSWALWFGYAFLYVPIALLIVYSFNESRLVTVWSGFSTKWYGELIHNDTLLDAALLSFRVAAVSATLSVVLGTCAGLALTRFGRFRGRTLFGGMITAPLVMPEVITGLSLLLLFVAMEQWLGWPDGRGVTTITIAHTTFTMSYVAVVIQSRLAGMDGSLEEAAMDLGARPAKVFFVITLPLIAPALVAGWLLAFTLSLDDVVVASFVSGPGSTTLPMVIFSSVKFGISPQINALATLMVLVVATGIFVASLVIARQERQRKRDEQMAIQNG
- a CDS encoding agmatine deiminase family protein, whose translation is MTTPNAPTPADQGFRMPGEWARHSGCWMAWPCRPETWPEGGFDAACEAYAEVAQAISRFEPVTMVCDPADVAEASLACGAGIQILPLPISDSWIRDTGPSFVTNGSGGLAGIHWGFNAWGGNYDGSEKDQKVGRLILDHLKLSCFTAPLVMEGGSFHVDGEGTLITTEQCLLNPNRNPGLGRDEIERQLKDHLGIETVIWLGEGYQDDETDGHIDEIALFVRPGVVMAITTDDPGDANFKAFQDNLDRLKRARDARGRALEVIPIQQPARRDFNGVRLTLSYTNLYIANGGIVMPAFEDPADDEAFRVVRKAFPDREVMQIAAMDIVRGGGGIHCITQQQPLA
- a CDS encoding AI-2E family transporter, with amino-acid sequence MAEDTARRLQARPIAVTKAAPPVSIQTILLIITLIVVTLYLAADILMPIALAVLLSFVLTPIVSRLQRWRLGRIPSVLAVVVLLFVAVIGFGAVVGSQLGDLADNLPTYQRNIHTKIEALRTATASTGDRGALKQATDAFRDLQQELERAAGAEPPASAPTSAGAAPGATPSNAPRNAGPNAPAPRREPVPVRLDQSDSGVFDLMGRVLGPAMTPIAMAGMVLVFTIFMLLQREDLRDRMIRLVGSGDLSRTTEAMNDAGQRVSRYLLMQVVVNVTYGFPIGVGLWLLGVPNPLLWGMLATVLRFIPFLGPVIASAFPILLSFAVDSGWTLPLLCIALFVAVELFSNNVVEPWLYGSATGLSSLAIIVAAVVWTTLWGPVGLLLATPLTVCLVVLGRHVPQLHFLEVMLGDRPVLPDEAKIYQRLLARDPVEATEIAEERLGRSSPVEVADGLLLPVLSLAEQDRQRGTLNPDGRQAVAEGMAGLLDELAETAAPAEGAPRILCVGARNNLDEAAAGLLAYLLTGRGLRADVIPCEKVTIRAIASLGTGGVDAIVLSSLNPSALGHARRLLRRLRLHFGPHVPILLCLWSAHPEAEVPQRASAETDANLVATGMAGALEQLEELGLTASGPALPAPGEA
- a CDS encoding trypsin-like peptidase domain-containing protein, with the protein product MKGAAVGIVLAALSLIPGGCAGTAPSFPLAAFPSAALPSLAPMLETVLPGVVGITVDGRLSDDEMAVLADPGLRRSLGLPRRVRPEEREFRSSGSGVVVDAARGIVVTAGHIVHDAERIGIALNDGRRLAARLAAVDPGRDVAVLRVEAAGLTAVPVGDSDRLRVGDYVVAVGNPFGLAQAATLGIVSAIAPAETAAEAGAGNGPAQNGPGWRAGYIQTDAAINPGNSGGALVDVAGRLVGINSVIVGPAGTSVGIGFAIPVRTVMEVAGPLSGPALNPD
- a CDS encoding Hsp20/alpha crystallin family protein gives rise to the protein MADTIMTDQKKPDVQSAAPPTAPSALPTPAPTQDAAKALAERNRHPFLALRGEFDRLFDEASSMFRQPWALWSRRPAFDLEPLLRSEDRMDAILPATQVDETEAEYRVTLEMPGMEEKDVEVALQDDILTIRAEKKEEKEEKDKNRYVSERRYGMCVRSFQLPATVDPEAIAASLKHGVLTVTLPKTAPGVPSSRKIAITQG
- a CDS encoding diguanylate cyclase; this translates as MMLQEQKLKDWIARLSENGEYASHPLMEEFRALAADHLKLMRQLTKIAKISDRIQTDTRQMTHALHAASQTDPLTELPNRRHMIERLDAELCRIGRSGGGFALIMLDIDHFKQVNDAFGHIAGDHVLVEIAGLLRRNLRGHDLCARWGGEEFLVLLPDADRTQAETVAEKLRGIVARQPIVHRGHGIAITLSLGVAAHRPGGTTDACIQAADDALYVAKRAGRNRWATAA
- a CDS encoding sensor histidine kinase, which translates into the protein MTMRSQEQELSQWLQRLADDPANAGNPLLAEFEKLAERHGKLLRQFRKIAKISDRLQTETKDMARQQRQFVLMVSHEFRTPLAIIDSASQMLELEPKLPVSVMSRLGKIRNAVQRMAHLIERCLTDDRLGTAAARPSSFDLTALLTAMAAEVGASSPGHRFMLLGFDRPVPIPGDRDLLSVVFSNLLENAVKYSPKGGAVRLELSVGDGQVTIQVADEGIGVNAADAARLFDKYFRASNAAGTTGAGLGLHLARSIVDTHGGGIAVTSEPGRGSAFTVRLPTVRRVAAVPPAKGPSP
- the siaC gene encoding biofilm regulation phosphoprotein SiaC → MDSFRIEATSCSPLIDFDPAVGLLRIEGESYPENSFDFYAPVFVWLEDYLKEPAPAVVLDIGLSYLNTSSIKCMIDVLEMLDGAHQQGRTVSVRWHYDSDNDRALDMAEEFAEDVSLPFEILAH